One Vicia villosa cultivar HV-30 ecotype Madison, WI linkage group LG5, Vvil1.0, whole genome shotgun sequence genomic window, TAAGTTTTGATGGGCTAAGGGAGACAGAAAAAGAACTATTTCTTcatatttcttgttttttcaaCGAGTTGATggaaaaatatgttaaaaatgTTTTAAATTGTTGTGAATTTCATGCTGATATTGGGTTAAGGGTTCTCATTGATAAATCACTTGTAAGCATTGCAGATGAAAAGATTGTAATGCATAATTTGTTGGAAGAGCTAGGCAGAAATATTGTTGCAGAATACACAAGTAAAGAGCCCAGAAAGTGGAGAAGGTTGTGGTTTGACAAACAATTCTACGATGTTATGTTGGAAAATATGGTAAAGTAGTTGTTTGGATATGAAAACTTATTTCGATTTTTAAATACTAACTGTATTGaaaattatttaagtttttttttcttctctttctgcTATGCTTTAGGAAAATAATGTTGAAGCCATAGTTTTGGATCATGAATATGAAGACTATAGTGAGGTTGATGAAGATATGGATGCAGTGATATTTGAAGACTTTTCAAATCTTAGATTGCTCATCATTGATCATGTGAATGTATCGGGAAGCCTCAACCGTCTTTCTAACGATTTGAGATATATTGAGTGGAGTGGATATTCTTTCATGTATTTACCATCAAGTTTTCAACCCAATCAACTTGTTGAGTTGATATTGAAGTATAGCAGTATCAAACAACTCTGGGAAGGCAAGAAGGTATTTTAGACTCATTATTTTTTTCACAGTAATTGAAACAATACGTTTCTTTCCTTCTTTTGAAGGTaaatttgtaaagaaaataaCATAATGCCTTTACACTTGTTGATCTATCACACAGAATCTGCCCAAATTGAGAATATTGGATCTGAGCCACTCCGGAAATCTAATAAAGATGCCAGATTTTAGAGAGTTCCCGAATCTTGAGCGACTAAATCTTAAAGGATGTATTAAACTTGTGTCGTTGGATCCATCTATTGGGCTTCTAAGAAAGATTGTTTCCTTGAACTTAGAAGATTGCAAATGTCTAGTAAGCATACCCAACAACATATTTGGTCTCAGCTCTCTTAAAGATCTAAAAATGTCTGGGTGTTCTCGATGTTGTTTCAAAGagtttaacaatacaaggcattTGGTTACAAGTGAAAGTGCTTCACATTCCCAATCAACGTCCTCCATCAACAAATGGACCACAAAGCTTTACCATTCCTTGTTTCCCCCTCCCATAACCAACACAGTTATGTTTCCTTCCTTGCTTAGCATATATTGTTTACGTGAAGTTGATATTAGCTATTGTGGTTTAAGCCAACTCCCAGAGGCTATTGGATGTTTACGTTCGTTAGAAATGTTAAATCTTGGGGGGAACAATTTTGTGACACTGCCTAGCCTTAGGGAGCTTTCCAAACTAGTACGTTTGAGCTTGGAACATTGCAAGCGGTTGGAATCTTTGCCCGAGCTTCCTTTCCCTACCACTATCCAGCAGGATCTTCGAATGATCAAATATTGGAAGAGATTAGGATTGTTCATTTTCAACTGTCCTAAAATAAGTGATAAGGAACGATGCAGTAGGATGACATTTTTATGGATGACACAATTCATTCAAGTGAACAGAGAATACCCTGCCTTCTTTAATGTTGGTATTATCATTCCAGGAAGTGAAATACCAAGTTGGTTCAACAATCAGTGCGTTGGTAGTTCAATTCCTGTATCTCTTGTTATGCAGGACAAGGGCAATAGTATTGTTGGCTTTTTATGTTGTGCAGTATTTTCTTTCGCACCTCATTATCCAAGAATGACAAAAAGTTCTCAATGGAGACCTCATGCCCTGATTACACTGTATGCACTAAACAACATTGCCTCTCTACCAATATTTGTCAATGGAGATGTTATTAGTGTCAAATCAAATCACATATGGCTAACCTATTTCCCTTGGGATTCATCCTATAATGTTCTTTATGATGGTTTCCATGTTGAAACTAATAGCAATGGAGGCTTAGATGTGGAGGTGAAGAAATGTGGGTATCGTTGGGTGTATAAACAAGATCTACAAGAGTTCAACTCAACAATGATGTATCCCGGAAATATGTCAGCTCTGAAGCGCAAGTTTTTGGCAATTGAAGATGAGAAACAACCACAACTACACTCATTCAGACGATGAAATAAATCCTAACTTGTAGCAACTATGCTCACACGCAGTTTGATCAAACTTCAAGACTGTTGGATTATTTTCCAATCCACTGTGTTGTGTAGTTATAAGGTAAAAACAAAAGCTCATCAAATTATAAAAAGTTTTCAACCAGTTTTCATTGTGATTGCTAGGAGACACATTAAGCAAATGGCAACCCTTGTACTCATAATATAGAAGAACCAACACATGGACAAGAAGGTCAGGGAGAGTCTCTACCAAATGGATAACAAAGAGGAAACATTGACTTGATTTTCATCTCTGTTATCACAAGAAGGCCAACAAGTGGAAAAATAGGGTTCTGAAGTTAACAGAAGATTGTTAGATTAAGGTGTAATGTTTACATAAGGATAATACAGTTTAGGTAGGTAtttttgtccaataagttttcaCTGTATTTGGATCCATATTTttgcatataataataatatggtTGTTCTTTTTAGTTATTTTATTCACGTTTCATTCAAGTCATATTGCTCATGATATCACCCAATAGTCATTCCAGGAATGCAAGTTCCCCAAGTTAGAAAAATGATCTGTGACAAAGCATGAAAAATTTGAGGACACGTTATTATGATGCATCAAGAGTCACTAGAAATGGTAGAGGTTGATTTAGAACAAGAATTATTCCTCATATGAGAATTAACTCAGTAATTATTCATATATATAAACATGTTTAATACTACTATCATAATAAATAATCATTTTAGAATTAGAGTTCTAATCTTGCAAGTGAGCCCCTCCTTCACCGCACCAGAAGTTTAAGTCCATCGTAGTATGTCGCAACCACTGTTCTTCGATCAATTCTGGTTCCGTACCCGAACAATGATGTCGTCTGCGGAAATTGACTACTGATTCCCGTGTTTTCCACAATTGAACATATTCACTTCGATTCATCGATTCGAAGCTCTCTCAACCTGTCAGATCCGAGTTCCTGAGATCGAACTTCAGAGCCACTGTTCTCGATCTATTTTGGTAGGCGGCCAACTCTAATTTTCAGAATTTCTTAATCTTTAATCTCCCTTCCAGCGAATTTCAGAATTTCGCTTCGTCGCTCAACGGTAATACGGTTAAGTTTTAAGAGCAGAAATGTTGTGAATAGCCACTATGCTGTCATTCCAGTAACTCTTTATAGCTATCTTATAAAGGTAAAATCAAATCATATGTGGATAATCTATTTCGCTAGGGAATTTCTTTTTAGTTTGCTGAGCTGTATAGATAATACAACACTTTGGGATCTTGATTATTGCATCAAAATGGAAGCTTCTGTTACAAATGGCCAAGGCTTGCATATGGAGGTATTGAATTGCGGATTGAGTTGGGTATGTAAACAGGATCTACAACCATTTTTTACTTAACTATGATGTGTTCTGGAATCACATGAGCCACATATCTGTGATGGAAGAAGAGCCACAGCCAGAACCGCATGAACTATAAGTTAACTCAGACTACAGCAAGAGTTTGATGGTCGAAGTCATTAGGTAATTCGTTGTGCACAATATTACTTTGTTTGTATTGTTGATTGTTAAGACTGTGATGATTAAAAGTTTGATAGAATTGTATCATACTTAAAGGATATAGAagttagggttaaatatatgtcACCCCATGTAATGAAAGCTAGATTcactttttgtggtttttgaaaaTCCTATGTAGTTTAGCTATAGTttacttgtggcaaaaaaaataaAGGTTTGTTTAATCAAGATTTAACCTAACAAATATAATTTATGAAACCTTATTTATCTATAGTTTGAAATATAGtttgaaaaatgcaaaaatatttgaaaaatataatttatttactgaaattaatttttcatatagTATAAAAAATAGTATTATAGTGTTCAATTGTAATATATTAAACTAGCAATTTTTTCctaatagattcaaaaatatctaacatAAAGGCTTTTGAATTTATAACTAGTCACTTAAGTTAGTACGATAGTGAGGGTGTTTCATAGCTCTATGCTTAGTTAccacattacacaaacaattttctaataacaaattaaactAGCATAACTTTTTCACATATGatatttgtttacggtgatttccggtaaacaaccgctagtcttccaaactataataaatatgatttggttactcgcaggatcgactagattgatcctaggacatagtcaaaaaggttgttatttgtGATAGTTTGAATCATGTCTATGGATGgtttgtctcgaaataagaaatacttaatcaaagaaataaagattagcaatcaccttgttatacacgtaaatataacatcagcgaagggtaagataaagacaaaatatgaataaaactgtaaagtgcaagaatcttaaagtgcagaaacttAAATGTTTCGAAATTAGatagaatgaaaataaagagtgcaggaatgtaaatgacagaaaataaacgaaatgcagtaatatcgaaagatacttgaataaaggaaaatacacatgtatttaaaatggtgttggtgtcatgcgtacatttctcagcgaactcgttctctttaacacttgatacttgagcaatatgtgagtgatttgtacaaaatgaacacacggaatcctaacattaagacccttatttatactaaattcgaccctaacggtcctacgctaatctgatgccacgttactcacgagaatccctgggatgccatctgtctttgtgcagttatataaactacttcgaaattcaaatcctcccgcctgaatcctctttcgacgcgtggcaacataatcggaatcgagaatgccacgaaagtacgccaagcttcagtactttacatatttcgcaaaaacgtttaagtcccaaAGACAATCCTGCTCGAATTAGCTTCAGCGCTCACTATCTTCTTTCCAACTTAatcatcattctcgaagcatggccatcaatagacatttttatcttcaaagatggtcatcagtaaccatcttccttcgaatctcgaaccttcgaaggatattcttcccaaaagaaatcttcagctaacaaattgcccccaataaatgtctgtttcgaaaacaagagaaataggcatttcttgttataacgagatttcgttttacttacttcttagagttccaagattattgactgacgtcataatcatttatgactctgtttccaaaatgtcttgtcattttcaaagatgtcttctcataacttacattcccacgttttggtcttacttcatgatcattactcatATAtcctaggagtaaagctaataattattcgaccgccgttggattaaatcaacgctcgccgcgtgtctcttggcttttacccaaaagatttgaaagcgtttccgttaaacctttaaatacttgaacttgtATCCTCATATAACTTTCACTTCTATTTCCTCATTCTCTCCTcagaaaagaacatcttcggttacattcaaacccatttcccaaatcaaacttattcatggcgtcttcttcaaatgttcttcaacccgttcTGAAACTTCAGAATCTTACACAGATAGGGAATCAAGAATACATACGAAATCCAAATACTGCAGAGGCGCACGCCATCTACGCTTCTCACACTAGTGCAAAatgaacaatataattttaaaatttacacccgatatactaaaaacgggtgtaaataagaaaCATGGTGGtacttttgtaaataaagtgtaaGTTTATGATTGATCATGTGAAaatatacaccctattttttaaaaaagggtgtaaattaaaaatattattatatttaaatctcaATTACTCCCATTAAATTAAAAATCGGGCGTAAATTTAAATAggcttaaaaaaaaatttttttttttataacccAAAATATTATTGTTAATAACTAGTTAAGTGAATATTGTGAATATTATGAATATTATCAAATTAAGGAGGGAATATTAATGGGTTTAAATTTATTAGATgaagaaaatatattaaaattcttTCCCCAAATCCATCGCAAACATTTCACCAAACCCATTTTTCAGCTCTGTGAACAATCTAGCACACAAAAATGGAGGAAGCATCTAAAATCATTGCACACCAAATCGGgacgaagaagagagagaattaaCATATCAATTTTTCGTTGTGAAGAAGAAGGGAAGGATTATGACTTTGATTTGTTTATTATTGGTGCTGGTAGTGGCGGTGTTCGTGCTACTAGATTTTCATCTAATTTTGGAGCGAAGGTTCGTAACTTCATTCTCATTcgaatctttttctttttctttttctttttgatgatTAGGATCTGTTTAGATGGGTTTATTTGAAGTAAGCGCTCGTGACACTTTTTAAGAGGCTTATGAAAAGAGCTTATTGCATGTCCATAAGAtattttgattcattttcttATTAAGCTATTAGGATAGCTTATCTTAAAGAACTTATAAGATTATACAGAAACAAtttgactttattttatcttgtgtTAAAAAATGGCTTATTCATAAGCGCTTATATAAAAAGTGTTTATGCCACAAGCTGCAAAATAAGTTGTTTGTTCAAACAGACCCTTAATATGTCGATTAATTTGTGACAATTTTTTTTTGCTTATTATTCATGCTAATCTCGTGGGAATATCagttacttattttattttctcataGTTTGTTAAAGAAACTATTGAAAAATACATCGAGATTAAGGGTCTGTTTGTTACGAAATATATAAAAGGtgattatgatatttaataatttagaGGTTAATTTTTAGTTATGATATATGACAAAACATAATGCTGTTTTTCAATCAATCTAGCCGATTCTACATTAGTAGGATAAGCcaataaggcttggttgttgttgtaagGTTTATTTGTTCTCATCTAATTATTTTCCACATACTGTGTCTGAAGGTTGGGATTTGTGAGCTTCCTTTTCATCCTATTAGCTCGGAAACAATTGGAGGAGTCGGTGGCACGTAAGTTCGTTCAGACCTTATGCAAATTTCTCCACCAAATTTTTATTTGCCTTGGTATTCAGAATATAGTGGTTGTTTGTCTGTGACAGTTCCCATGTAATATTATTAGTTCTAAATCAATTGCCTTTACCGGCCTTTGCTTCTAGTTTGTTATTTCCTATACCCGGTTCTTAGTTACTATATCTTGATTTTCTAAACCCAgcatattatattttgttctttttattcttCTTGTTTTATATCTTATTTAGGTTTTAGATTGCTCTCTTGTATATCTGATTTAGTTTTATTGTAATTATAATCATTGTAAAGTTTTTTTCTGTTACTTGAATTATAATTCTATATACTGTAGATCTGTTTATCAGTAAAATTTATCATCTATAAAATCTTTTTACAATAATTCAGATTTGTATTCCATCAGCATCGTTTGTTTTTCCGACTTTATGTCGTTTTTTTTTTGCCCAAGAGTAGTGCGATAAAGTAACTGGATGTATGACATTATTGTTCAGTTTTTTGTTTTGTCTGTTTGTCCTTCTTGCTCTACCCTGCCCAGAAATATCTTAATTAATGATATgcgttatttatttattgatttcaAAGGTGTGTTATTCGTGTTTGTGttcccaaaaagattttggtctATGGAGCTACTTATGGAGGTGACCTTGAGGTAATGATTAATTATTGAGTTTCTTAGTAATAACTAGTAACATGGATTAGTTACTGGATATTGAGTGATTGTTGTGCTTTGCCCACTTCAGTATTTTTGATTCATTTCCGTAGAGCGTAATGAATGCATTTTATCGAGTGTCATTGCACCAAAATTTGTTTTGGGATATTATTATGTTCTTAGTTTGTATATGTGTGCTACCAAGGTAGTTTTCAGGGAGCATACATACCTGTATACAAAGGGGCTGCGCAGCCTTGTTGCCCTCACTGTCCTGTTTCTTTTTGTAGTTCTAATGGATACTTTAGCTTTGTGATTGTCCTATCTTGATAGGAACTTATCAAAATTCTGTTTTGTGTATTAGAATTTCTAAAGGAAATGAACTAgtacaagaaaagaaagaaaagggcaAAGTCTCCCAAGCCAGAGTATACAATCTAGACTCACTATGTCTAATAAGAAACTCAGCTTACCTCATTATTCCTTCTTCCTCTACATAACAGACTGAAACCTCTGTCTCTGACTAACTCCTCCCCCTCCACATTTTCAGTTTAAGGTTACTTTTGGCGCGTGTCTGAAGTTCTGGCAGTGGCGCTCTGGTGGCTGCTACTGTGATCGTTGAGACCCGACGACAATCAAACCAAAAGCTACTAGGTTTAGCTTGACGGTGGCCTACCCCAAAGAATAGGAGCTAGGATTTTGGAACCTAGGTGTAGATACCAGCTTGAATAATTTAGATTGAATGACTTACATGTTCAAGATATTTATACAAAAGATCTTTCAAGATAAGGAAAAGTAAGAAACTAAGTATTTATAATGGACTTGTAACTTACGAAAGCTTCTAACTATTACAAAAGCAAGCTTAAGCTGTTAGGTGAAGaaacttaaattatttttatactttattttaatattcCACCTCAATTAAGAGCCCTTTGAGCTTGAAACATTAACAGTGCATAGACCCTCTTACCTTTTTACTAATACTTAACTTTCCTTATTGAGAATATTTGCACaaaaaaaatcaagtatagaCCACTCAGGCTCTATACCATCATCGGATTAGCTAtttgaaactcttgattgatttttattttttgtttttatctcgAACATAAACTTTATAAAATTTATGTTATTAGATTAGATATGATGTAATGTAGTTACAGTATTTAGTTCAAGTTCTCATTAAGTATGTGATGCAATTGAAATCAATATTATATTTACGGTGTATTCGTTTTTTCTTGATATTCTTACTGGTGCTAGTTCATGATTATTACAATATTCTAAGTGCTTGTGAGATCATCATTTGTAGTTAACTTGTGTTTGACGATTTAACTAACCTTACTGTGGTTTAATCATAGGATGCTAGAAATTTTGGATGGGAATTGAATGAGAATGTTGACTTCAATTGGAAGAAGCTCTTGCAAAAGAAGGTATTTCCTGATCTTATTTATTGGTTTGAATAacatttggagtattttgataaTATGATTTCTTTTTCTATCAACACTGTATTAGCTTTTGTATTTCAGAACTTTCTTAAAATGTAGTtcctttgtttttggttttctgaATAGTCTTTGGTTTTCTAGATGTTACTTTGTTTATTTAAGGGCCTGAAGTTGAAAAGTAAGTAAAAGAAATTTGGAGAGTAATCTCTGAATGCTCAATCTTGatttcattcatcatttcaaaTACTTTGGATATTTGCTTGTGATTTTAATCAGAGTTTTCGCTGCAACGTGGAATGTTGGTGGTCAATGCCCCAGCGGGGACCTTGATCTTAGCGATTTTCTTCAGGTACATTGGTATTTGTAGCTGTTAAATGATTTGGTCATTGGGGATATCTGTAATCTATAGGATTGGTGCAAATGTCTTGAAAGACAGATGTAGTTTCTTCTAAGTCCCGTGTTAGTgggtttctaatttttttttagttgtaACTTTGGCATTAGACATGCtcttatttggatttaaatttctACTTTGTGTTTGATTTGGAGTATCATAGTTGTCTGTATGGATACAAATCAGTCTCCTGCTCATTAACTTGTACTTAGAAGATTAAACACTAGCATTTGTTATGTTTTTAAATTGTTTATGACCTATGTGCTTCATTTGATAATATTTTGATGTATACCAACTTATCGAAGTGTCAAATGGGGACATCTCATTTGATGCTTTTCAGGTCGATATTATTGTAGTTACCGATGGGAGCAGAATTCTGGGACTTGGAGATCTTGGTGTTCAAGGAATTGGCATTGCAATTGGGAAGCTTGATctatatgttgctgctgctggcaTGAATCCTCAAAGGGTACGTGTTTGCTTAATGTTTCACTGTTGGTCCTTTAAAACTGTTTATGATTTTCTTATGATTTAGTCAATGTTTTAGAGTAGTGCTAGGAACACCCACTTTAACACTCTTTCCAACTCTGGCTCTCTTATTGGATAAATATCTTGAAAATGTGTCATAATATCTTTATTGTGTCATTGGATAAATATATATACTGAAAAATAGGGGTATTTGGTTAACTGGTTCCACCTAAATCAACAAAAGAACTGTAAGTTCCACAAACATCTGGCCTCCTTGTCCTACCAAAATCTTTATGTCTAGAAAAATTGCTGCACTACTAGAATTTTCGCTTTCAGTGACCGAAATAGTGACCGAAAAATTTCGGTCACTATAGCGACCAAAATAGCCACCGAAATTTAACAAACTATAGATAAAATTTTAGACGTTGTTAAATTGGTCACAAAGAAATTTAGCCATTGATTTAGCGACTGAAATTAGCCACCGATTTTGTGACCAAATTTTTATCCTccaaaaattaaagttaatttaatataaatactcAGAGACCGATATTTCGGTCACTAATAATCTTCCTGTATTATGttttcatttattaaataaattagtattatcctttattttttagttattaataaaataagttttacTGAAGATTTAACAATTGAGTTTATATGTTTCTAGTGTTTGGTTGCATTTGTTGTTGTCAATAAATACACCGTTCGATTCTCATAATTTcacttttataaattttattttattaaaaaatgatttcAAAAAATGATAAGACTTGAAAACCCTTATTACTTTTACAGTTTCCATTTTCTTACTCCAAAATGCTTCTCAAAAACCCTAGCGCCGGCGTTCTTAAACCGTGAACAACAAAACAAGATCTCGTTTACTCCTCCTCCGTTCTTCATCGTTCAAGCTCTCGTTCACCGTCAGGTAACTGCAAAACATTCAATCCTCTCACTCCTTTCTTCTATGtgcattttttgttttgtttttatgctTCATTTCTTCAATCAGCTTGTCAAGGTGATTATTCCTCATTCTATTCAGGTCAGAACATTGCCTTCTTATTTCTTCCACCACGGTAAGAGAATCTCCAACTAATACTCGTCATTTCTTCCCACTTCTTCATGTTTTATATTGTTTCTATTATATCTTCCTTCCATTTCTTCTATAACGTTAGGAGTTTATGTTTCAAAACTGGAAAGGGTAAAAAAATGAAACCCTAATCTTTCATTTTCTCAAATTCTAATTTGGCTTTGATTTTAGGGATGATGAAATAAATGTCTTGGTGTTTTAGGATGGTGAATCGGAGAATTGAAGcactttgttcattcttttttggTTGATGCATACATATTAATGAAATTATTGaacttttcaattttaattatgcGGACTCTGTTTTCATTTCACACAGAGCAACAGCCTTGCGTCGGGGTCGATGACAGGTACTATGGAGATCATATATACCATAGCTTTGATTCAACCATTTAGAATACAATTGACTGTTCCAAACTACTGTCTTTTACTGTCTTATATTTTTGGCAAATGCAATTTGATGTCTTTTAACAAATGCATTGATTGATAAAGGGATGGCTACATACTAGAGATACTAGGACTGTATTCCAATGGGACACAGATTGTTGGTGGTCTTCCTCAAAATCATTGATAGGTGAGATATAGTGCACCACCATCTTATTTATAGTCCATATTTTATTTATAGTCTAGTGCCTTCAAGTTCATAAGTAACACCTTTAACCAAACCATTTGAACCTTTGGTTGCTCCATCCTCATCGTAGTATAATATTTATCAAGATAATCCTATCTCTTATtgttctaattttattttaagtatATACAAAGACATGTGTAATCATGAATAGATGTTAAACTTACATGAATTTGATGGTGATATTTTATGCTATAGAGTATGATGTTCTGGTTTTCTAAATGACACATGCAACCCCAACACATTTAGAAGTTATAATTTACTTGATTGGAAAGATGCGATCGTCAAAACGgtaaattctttttatttttacataGCCTTAATCATTGTGATGGGGTTATTTTGGCATGTTGTTGAATTTTTATGTTAGATCATCATATGAATTACAAATTATATGAATTACAATGTGCTTCACTgtatattttagaagtttaacttTGTTTTGTCTCAATATTTTCAACTATGTTTATATGTTATATCCCCTGGTTTATTCATATTGATTATCATTTAATTTGTTAAGTGAGAAAGCTCTTAAACAATTATGTTCGGTTGTATGATTGTCAAAATTTGATGCGAAAATCGAGGAAATTAACTTCAACTACTTCTATAGCATAGGGTACTTTCATATATGTAATTTGTTATGTTTCTTTTCCTTGTGTGACTTATCATGGATGCTTAGACTTAGACATGTTGCCTTCAATACAAATTTATATAGGCTAAGCAGTTTATGTATAAGGTTTGTTCAACTTACAAATAATTATATGTACTCCAACGTTTTTTGCTTCTATTCTCCAAATCTAAGATTATGGGGATAACACTTGGAAcattaatttttgtaatttttttggaGAGCATTTTGTTGATTGTTTCCAAATGGTATGAAACAAATGCTAATATTTATTTTCAGTTGTTGTGATGAATTTATTActataatttatcattgttttttataCTATAAATCATTCTAATTCTATTTTTTACCTAGTGCAGATGGTagataaagataaaaataaagaaaaagcttACAAGACTTGTCAATAAAAGCATTTGAAACGGAGTCCGCCTTTTATATTTCTCGTAGGACCTCTTTTAAGACATTGAATG contains:
- the LOC131602424 gene encoding uncharacterized protein LOC131602424 isoform X2 — translated: MIRLENPYYFYSFHFLTPKCFSKTLAPAFLNREQQNKISFTPPPFFIVQALVHRQVRTLPSYFFHHEQQPCVGVDDRDGYILEILGLYSNGTQIVGGLPQNH
- the LOC131605387 gene encoding glutathione reductase, cytosolic-like, whose product is MGLNLLDEENILKFFPQIHRKHFTKPIFQLCEQSSTQKWRKHLKSLHTKSGRRRERINISIFRCEEEGKDYDFDLFIIGAGSGGVRATRFSSNFGAKVGICELPFHPISSETIGGVGGTCVIRVCVPKKILVYGATYGGDLEDARNFGWELNENVDFNWKKLLQKKVFPDLIYWFE
- the LOC131602424 gene encoding uncharacterized protein LOC131602424 isoform X1 gives rise to the protein MIRLENPYYFYSFHFLTPKCFSKTLAPAFLNREQQNKISFTPPPFFIVQALVHRQLVKVIIPHSIQVRTLPSYFFHHEQQPCVGVDDRDGYILEILGLYSNGTQIVGGLPQNH